CTTTTGAATCACGATAAAATTTTTCCCGTGCTTTTAATAGCATGTTAACTAGAGAGGAAGTGGGCTTTTGGCAGACGCAGACAAGGATCGCTTGGTTTCTGGCGACGTTGACGATTCGAATGAAGCACAGATCGAAAAAAGTTTACGTCCCCGGATGCTCGCGCAGTATATTGGTCAGGATCGCGTCAAACATCAGTTGGAAGTCTATATCACGGCTGCCAAACAGCGCGAAGAGTCATTGGATCATGTTCTGCTCTATGGACCGCCTGGTTTGGGAAAAACGACGTTGGCTTTGGTGATTGCCAATGAACTGGGCGTCAATATTCGCACGACATCAGGGCCTGCTATCGAAAAACCGGGTGATTTAGTGGCACTGCTGAATGAATTGCATCCCGGTGATGTCTTGTTCATTGATGAAATTCACCGTCTACCAAAAATTGTCGAAGAAATGCTTTATTCAGCGATGGAAGATTTTTATATTGATATTGTGGTTGGTCAAGGGCCAACCGCCCACCCTGTGCATTTCCCGCTTCCTCCCTTCACCTTAATTGGGGCGACAACGCGCGCTGGCATGCTTTCCGCTCCGTTACGTGATCGATTTGGCATCAGTGAACATATGGCGTATTATTCTGCTGATGACCTCAGTGAGATCGTCAAACGATCAGCAACAATTTTCGATATGGCGATTGATGCTGAAGGTGCTCATGAAATTGCCCGACGGTCGCGGGGAACACCGCGGGTTGCTAATCGGCTGCTCAAACGTATCCGTGATTTTGCCGAAGTTGCGGGGCAGAGTCCAGTTGATATACAAATGGTTGACCATGCGCTTGACCAGCTGCAAGTCGATCAGCAAGGCTTAGACCAAATTGATCGCAAACTGTTGATGTTCATGATTCGTGATTACGAAGGCGGCCCCGTTGGACTCTCAACGATTGCCGCTAACATCGGCGAGGAAATGGCAACGATTGAGGAAATGTATGAGCCTTATCTGTTACAGATCGGGTATTTGAAACGAACGCCGCGTGGCCGCATGGTGACGCCAGCCGGATTTGCACATATGGGGATGTCGGCTGAGCAACATTAGGCAACATGCTAACCGCGCTGGCTCGCGCTCAACTATAACGCGCTCCCCAGCGCAGCAACCTGCATGTAAGGACCTTGGTCGCAATGGTCAAAAAGCGACCATCACGTCCAAGGCCGCTTACATTCCGGTTGCTAACCGCGCTGGCTCGCGCTCACTGATTAAAATGAATGGAAGCGAATATGGTGCAAGAGAACAAACGTTATCACAAAGTAGAAGACAAACATTATCAGCTATCGGATTTCGATTATGACCTGCCGCATGAATTGATTGCGCAGACACCTTTGAAGGAACGTGATGCCAGTCGGCTGTTGGTATTAAATTCTGAAACTGGTGAGATGCAAGATAAGCATTTTTACGACATTCTTGATTATTTCAAGCCAGGTGATGCGTTGGTCATGAATGATACGCGGGTGATGCCAGCGCGATTGTATGGGGTTAAGCCAGAGACTGGTGCCCATATGGAAGTGTTATTGCTTAACAACACGTCTGGTGATGATTGGGAAACCTTGATGAAGCCTGCGCGCAAGGCTCCGGTTGGCACGGTGATTGATTTTGGCGATGGCTTACTAAAGGCCAGAGTTACCAAGGAACTCGAACATGGCGGTCGAATGATTCACTTTGACTATGACGGCATCTTTATGGAAATCCTCGATAAGTTAGGCGAGACGCCATTGCCGCCTTACATCAAGGAAAAGCTTGAAGATCCAGAAATGTATCAAACTGTTTATTCTAAAGAGCTAGGCTCTGCAGCGGCACCAACAGCCGGTCTTCACTGGACCAAAGACTTGCTGAAAAAAGTGCAAGAAAAGGGCGTCAAGTTGGTTTACTTGACGTTGCATGTTGGCTTGGGTACTTTCCGGCCAGTAGTTGAGGAAAACATCGAAGCACATACAATGCACAGTGAATTTTATCGGTTGACTCCAGAAGCAGCAGCAACTTTGAATGATGTTCGCGACAATGGCGGTCGAATTATTGCTACCGGTACGACATCCATTCGCACCCTCGAGGCCATCGGTACCAAATTTGATGGTGCCATCAAGGCAGATTCGGGTTGGACTGACATTTTTATCAAGCCAGGGTATCAGTGGAAGGTTGTTGATGCGTTTATCACCAACTTCCATTTGCCAAAGTCAACGTTAGTTATGCTCGTGGCAGCGTTCACCGGGCGCGATACAATTTTAAATGCGTATAAGCATGCGATCGACGAAAAATATCGCTTCTTCAGCTTTGGCGATGCGATGTTCATTTACTAATCACGAAGCTAGTTTCTGCTCACTTTAGCGTGTTTACCGACGCAGCAACTTATTCGCGCTCACTAAAAAATCGGCTTGCATTTAAGCAAGCCGATTTTTTAACGGACGGGATCACATCAACACATACCAACAGACATGTCTCGATTTTTCTTTTAACGCATCGCTGCGTGGAACAACGTATTCATAGGCGATCACAATGGCCGGGTCAAAACCCGGGAAGTGCGAAAACTACGGTAACGGTGATCCCGTCCTTAACTTCATTCTAACAGGGAAGATGGTATGAGAAAAGCGGAAAGCTCGGACTTTCTTGAAGGTTAAGTCAATCATGATATGCATGCACTTACTTTTAAATAACAAGTAACTCTGTTAAACTGACGTCACGAGAAAATCAAGCGGCGGTGCTGCGAGGGCATTGCCATGAATGAGGAGAATGTATGGAACCAGCAGTTAAGTATCGTCTGATTCATCAGGACAAGCATAGCGGTGCGCGGTTGGGTGAATTGATCACGCCGCACGGCACATTTCCAACCCCAATGTTTATGCCTGTTGGCACACAGGCGAGCGTGAAAACAATGGCGCCTGAAGAATTGGATACGATGGGGGCCACTGTTATCTTGGCGAACACGTATCATCTGTGGTTACGGCCGGGGCCAGAACTGATTGAAGAAGCGGGCGGTTTGCACAAGTTTATGAACTGGCACAAAGGTATCCTGACTGACTCAGGTGGCTTTCAAGTCTTTTCGCTAGCCGACACTAGACATATTACTGAAGAAGGTGTCACTTTCAAAAATCATTTGAATGGTGCCAAGATGTTCCTGTCCCCAGAAAAGGCGATCGCAATTGAAAACGCGTTGGGACCTGACATCATGATGAGTTTGGATGAATGTCCGCCGTTTTTTGAAAGCTATGATTATGTTAAAAAGAGTGTTGCTCGAACCAGTCGTTGGGCTGAACGTGGCTTGCAGGCTCACAAGAATCCTGATTGGCAGGCGCTTTTTGGTATTGTGCAAGGTGCCGGATTCAAAGACTTGCGCGAGCAAAGTGCTAAGGATCTTGTTAGCATGGATTTTCCTGGTTATTCGATTGGTGGCTTGTCTGTTGGTGAATCAAAAGATGAGATGAACCATGTCCTTGATTTCACTACCCCGCTGCTGCCGGAAAACAAACCGCGCTATTTGATGGGTGTCGGCTCTGCGGATGCGCTGATTGATGGCGCCTTGCGTGGCATTGATATGTTTGACTGCGTCTTACCAACTCGGATTGCCCGAAATGGTACTTGCATGACCAGCCGTGGCCGGCTCGTCATTAAAAATGCGAAATATGCGCATGACTTTGGACCGTTGGATCCTAATTGCGATTGCTACACGTGTCGTAACTATAGCCGCGCCTATATTCGCCATCTGATCCATGTTGGTGAAGCTTTCGGTATTCGGTTGACGACCTACCATAATCTCTACTTCTTACTGCACTTGATGCAGCAAGTGCGTGAAGCGATTGCCAATGATGATTTGCTGGCTTTCCGTGAAGATTTCTTTGAAGCTTACGGATACAACAAGGAAAAAGCAAAGAATTTTTAGATTATTTGGAGTAGACCGCCTAATTCTGTTACACTGTTTGTTGACAAAATAAAAATAAGAGGTGCCTAAATTGAATGGTAATATGACAATGATCATTATGCTGCTGATTTTCGTGGGCTTCATGTATTTTGGCATGGTTCGTCCGCAAAAGAAACAACAGCAAAAGCGTCAAGAAATGTTGAATCAGCTTAAAAAAGGCGACCCCATCATCACGATCGGTGGGTTGCACGGTGTCATTGATTCAATCGACCAGCAAGCTGGGACGGTTGTCATTGATTCTGACGGCATCTATTTGACCTTTAACTTGAGTGCTGTTCGCGGCACAGCAACTCGTCCTGCAGCGCCTGCACCAGCCGCTACCGTGACAAAGGCTGAAGAAGCACATAATACTGATGAACAACGCGAAGCTAAACCAGTTGAAGAGGCTGCACCAAAGGCTGACGATCAAACCGATGCCAAAAGTGATAGCAAGGCAGAAGACGACAAATAGATTCGTCATCTGATAGAGAATTCAATATAGGTGACGTAAGGGAAGGTGTTTAGCCTTCTCTTTTTTTGCGTTTTAAGAGCGGATTGGCGCCTATCACGGGGAGATGTCAAAACACCGCGTTCTTTTTTGATAAATGACTTTAAAAGACCTCTAAGTCAGAAAAAAACTGCAAATTTGCCTTAATAGTTCAAAAAAATACAAAGTGAAATAAGCAATTAAAGTCAATGAACACAACAATATCAGTGAGCAAGTCGATTTTTCGTGAAAAAATTCACCAAAATTGTTTACAAAATCACAAAGACCGGTTATGATGTTCTTGTGAAATGGTTAACAAAAAATTCCGCAAAACACTTGGAGGTAAGCTCATGTTAAAGAATACTGCGAAGACTGCTACCGAAGTTGATGTTAAGAGTATGGTTGACGAATTGGTTGCGAATGCGCATGCCGCTTTGAAGATCATGAAAACTTTCGATCAAGAAAAGATCGATCACATCGTTCATCGGATGGCAATCGCTGGTTTGGATCATCATATGGAATTGGCAAAACTCGCTGTTGACGAGACGGGCCGAGGCGTGTGGGAAGATAAAGCGATCAAGAACATGTTCGCCACTGAAGAAATTTGGCATTCAATCAAGAACAACAAGACCGTTGGTGTGATCAATGAAGACAAGCAACGCGGCTTGGTATCGATTGCTGAACCAATTGGTGTTATCGCTGGTGTGACCCCAGTGACGAACCCAACTTCAACGACCATGTTCAAATCCGAAATTGCCATTAAAACCCGTAATCCAATCATTTTCGCCTTCCATCCGGGTGCCCAAAAGTCTTCAGCGCGTGCGTTGGAGGTCATCCGTGATGAAGCCGAAAAAGCAGGCTTACCAAAGGGTGCTTTGCAATATATCCCTGTACCAAGTATGGATGCGACTAAAGCTTTGATGGATCACCCTGGTATCGCCACGATTTTGGCAACGGGCGGTCCTGGCATGGTTAAGTCCGCCTATTCATCAGGCAAGCCAGCACTGGGTGTTGGGGCCGGGAATGCGCCAGCTTACATTGAAGCCAGCGCTAACATCAAACAAGCTGTCAATGACTTAGTACTTTCAAAGAGTTTTGATAATGGCATGATCTGTGCTTCCGAACAAGGCGTGATTATTGATTCCAGCATTTACGATGATGTGAAGAAGGAATTTGAAGCCCAAGGTGCTTACTTCGTTAAACAGAAGGACATGAAGAAGTTCGAAAGTACCGTCATTAATCTTGAAAAGCAAAGTGTCAATCCGCGAATCGTTGGTCAAAGTCCTAAGCAGATTGCTGAATGGGCGGGGATCACGATTCCTGATAACACCACGATTCTGATTGCTGAATTGAAAGGTGTTGGCGAAAAGTATCCACTGTCTCGTGAAAAACTAAGTCCAGTACTGGCCATGGTCAAAGCAGATGGTCATGAAGATGCCTTCAAGAAATGTGAAACCATGCTTGATATCGGCGGTTTGGGTCATACGGCAGTCATTCACACGGCTGATGATGAGTTAGCTTTGAAGTATGCCGATGCTATGCAAGCTTGCCGGATTTTGATCAACACACCATCTTCTGTCGGCGGGATTGGCGATCTTTACAACGAAATGATTCCAAGTTTGACACTGGGCTGCGGCTCATACGGTGGTAACTCAATTTCGCATAACGTGGGGACGGTCGACTTGCTTAACATCAAGACAATGGCAAAACGCCGCAATAACATGCAGTGGATGAAATTGCCACCAAAGATCTATTTTGAAAAGAATTCTGTTCGTTACCTCGAACACATGGAAGGCATCAAACGGGCCTTCATCGTTGCTGATCGAAGCATGGAAAAGTTAGGCTTCGTCAAGATCGTTGAAGATGTTCTGGCTCGGCGTGAAAATCCTGTTCAAGTTCAGACTTTTGTCGATGTTGAACCTGATCCATCAACTGACACGGTCTTCAAGGGGACCGATATCATGCGCTCATTTGGACCGGATACCGTCATTGCTATCGGCGGCGGGTCTGTTATGGATGCTGCCAAAGGGATGTGCTTGTTCAACGATGCCGGGGATGCTGATTTCTTCGGCGCTAAGCAGAAATTCTTGGATATCCGGAAGCGGACTTACACCTTCCCGAATCTGAATAAGACAAAGCTTGTCTGCATTCCAACAACTTCTGGGACTGGTTCAGAAGTAACACCTTTTGCGGTTATCACCGATTCCAAGGCTGGCATCAAGTATCCGTTAGCTGACTATGCATTGACGCCAGACATCGCGATTGTGGACAGTCAGTTCATCGAATCCGTACCGCCAGTGGTTGTCGCTGATTCCGGTTTGGATGTGCTCTGCCACGCAACCGAAAGTTATGTTTCAACCATGGCCACTCATTACACTAAGGGCCTGAGTTTGGAAGCAATCAAGTTGGTCTTCGAAAATCTGGAAAAGAGTTATCATGGCGACGTCGAAGCAAAGTCAAAGATGCATGACGCTTCAACCATTGCTGGGATGGCCTTTGCCAACGCACTGTTGGGCATTAACCACAGCATTGCGCATAAGATTGGGCAAGCGTTCCATCTGCCTCACGGTCGTTGCATCGCGATCACGATGCCACATGTTATTCGCTTCAATGCGAGTCAACCGAAGAAGCGCGCTATCTGGGCGAAGTATAGCTACTTCCGCGCTAACGAAGACTACGCAGAAATCGCTCGCTACCTCGGCCTTCCTGGCAAGACAACTGATGAATTGGTTGAAAGCTATGTTCAGGCCTTCATCAAGCTGGCTCACAGTGTTGGCGTCAAGCTCAGTTTGAAGGAACAAGGCGTTAAAAAGGCTGATCTCGACAAGCAAGTTGATCGTCTTGCCGAACTGGCTTATGAAGATAACTGCACCGTTACCAACCCGCAGGAACCGTTAATCGGCGACTTGAAGCATATCATCCTTGATGAATATGAAGGCACCGAATCCACTTTCTAAGATGTTTGCTGCTAATCATTTCACAATGATCGGCGCAGAGAATTCAATGGCGACATTATTTGAGCCGATCACGAAAAACACGTCAGTAAATTGGCGTGTTTTTTTGTGTGACTCATGGCATAATGGAGTACAGTGACTGCAAATTAAAAGTAAGGATGTAAAATGACACCGAATAAAGAGGATTATCTTAAATTGATTTTTGAGATTGGCGGCGATACACAGCTGGTCTCTAATAAACAAATCGTTGCCGGTATGCATGTTTCTGCTGCTTCGGTCAGTGAGATGATCAACAAACTGGGCGAAGAAAAACTGGTTGCGCACACGCCTTATCAAGGTATCCAGCTGACATCAGCTGGCCGGAAAAAGGCGGCCATTTTGGTGCGTAATCATCGGCTCTGGGAAGTGTTTCTGGTTCAGTGCCTTAAATATCCAGCTGATGCGGTCCATCAAGAAGCAGAAAAACTGGAACATGCCTTAACGCCGGAAATGGCCAAACGGTTGTCAGCCATGTTGGGCGAACCTCGCTATTGTCCGCACGGCGGTGTTATTCCGGATGCCAATGGCCACTATCTCCAACAAAGTCGGGTGACATTAGGCACGTTAGATGTTGGGCAAAGTGGGCATATTGAACGCGTGATTGATGAAGTTTCGTTGATTGATTACACGGTTAAAATTGACCTGAGGCTGGATGATGAATTCACGGTGACTGCGAAAACCTTAGATGCCGTGATCATCAAGTTAGCCCGTACCGGAAAAGAATTGGCGGTCGATGCAGATCGTGCTGATCACATTTTTGTCGAATTGTAATTAAGTCTAGAGAAAGCAGGGTCGTATACATGCCAGAAGAGTCACGTGCTGTGATTATTATTTTTGGAGGTTCAGGAGATCTAGCCTCACGCAAGTTGTATCCCGCACTGTTTAATCTTTACCGTCGTGGTGTCCTCGCTGAGCATTTTGCGGTGATCGGCACAGCGCGGCGTCCGTGGACTGATGATCATTATCACGAGGTTGTTGAAAACGCCGTCGCTGGCGATGATGTGGATCGTGACCAAGCAAAAGCCTTTGCCCAGCATTTCTTTTATCAGAGTCATGATGTAACCGATGCAGATCATTACATTACCTTGAAAAATCTTGCTGCAAAATTGGACGATCAGTATGTGACTGGTGGCAATCGCATCTTTTACATGGCCATGGCACCAGATTTCTTCGAAACAATTGCGAGCCATCTGAAATCGGAACATTTGCTGACGGAGCGCGGTTTCAACCGATTAATTATCGAAAAACCGTTTGGTCATGATTATGCCAGTGCTAAAGAACTAAACGATTCGTTAACTGCAACCTTCGATGATGATCAGATTTTCCGAATTGACCATTATCTTGGCAAAGAAATGATTCAGAATCTGTTGGCTTTTCGGTTTGATAATGCCATTTTTGAAGGAGTCTGGAACAAGGATTACATCGACAATATTCAAATCACACTTTCCGAGGCGGTCGGGGTTGAGGAACGCGCTGGTTATTATGAAAAGGCCGGCGCGTTGCGTGATATGGTGCAAAACCATGTGATGCAGGTGCTGTCTTATCTGACAATGCCAAAACCAAAGACTTTTACGGCTAACGACATTTTGACGGCCAAGGATCAAGTGTTTGCCGCTTTGAAGCCTTATGATCTTGCAACTGCTAAAGAAAATTTTGTGCGTGCGCAATATGCAAGCGCCGAAGTAGATGGCGACCAAGTGCTGGGTTATCGGCAAGAAGAAGGCGTGGCAGCAAATTCACAAACAGCCACTTTTGTCGCAGGCAAAATTATGTTAGATATGCCGCAATGGGAGGGTGTGCCGGTTTATATTCGCACTGGTAAACGGTTAACTCGGAAGTCAACCCAGCTGACACTGACATTTAAACCGGTCGCAAGTCCGTTATTCAACCGAGAAACCGGAAGTCAACCAGACAGCTTGACCATTTATATCGAGCCAAGTGAAGGCTATTCGTTGCAATTGAATGGTAAGGCCCTTGGCACAGGCTTTAATATTGAACCCGATGAGTTGCGGTATCGTCATGATCCGGAAGCCGCCGCTGCTGCTCCAGAAGCATATGAACGATTAATCAATAATGTGCTTGAAGGCGATCAGACAAACTTTACTCATTGGTCAGAGTTATCGGCATCTTGGCGGTTCATCGATGCGATTCAAGCAGCTTGGTCACAGGAAACAGAAATGCCGACATATCCGGCTGCCACGATGGGTCCGCAAGCAGCGTTTGATTTGTTAGCTCGTGATGGCCGCCAATGGTTCTGGCAACCACGCCGAATTAAACTGGCG
This genomic window from Lacticaseibacillus paracasei subsp. paracasei contains:
- the ruvB gene encoding Holliday junction branch migration DNA helicase RuvB, which produces MADADKDRLVSGDVDDSNEAQIEKSLRPRMLAQYIGQDRVKHQLEVYITAAKQREESLDHVLLYGPPGLGKTTLALVIANELGVNIRTTSGPAIEKPGDLVALLNELHPGDVLFIDEIHRLPKIVEEMLYSAMEDFYIDIVVGQGPTAHPVHFPLPPFTLIGATTRAGMLSAPLRDRFGISEHMAYYSADDLSEIVKRSATIFDMAIDAEGAHEIARRSRGTPRVANRLLKRIRDFAEVAGQSPVDIQMVDHALDQLQVDQQGLDQIDRKLLMFMIRDYEGGPVGLSTIAANIGEEMATIEEMYEPYLLQIGYLKRTPRGRMVTPAGFAHMGMSAEQH
- the queA gene encoding tRNA preQ1(34) S-adenosylmethionine ribosyltransferase-isomerase QueA, whose translation is MVQENKRYHKVEDKHYQLSDFDYDLPHELIAQTPLKERDASRLLVLNSETGEMQDKHFYDILDYFKPGDALVMNDTRVMPARLYGVKPETGAHMEVLLLNNTSGDDWETLMKPARKAPVGTVIDFGDGLLKARVTKELEHGGRMIHFDYDGIFMEILDKLGETPLPPYIKEKLEDPEMYQTVYSKELGSAAAPTAGLHWTKDLLKKVQEKGVKLVYLTLHVGLGTFRPVVEENIEAHTMHSEFYRLTPEAAATLNDVRDNGGRIIATGTTSIRTLEAIGTKFDGAIKADSGWTDIFIKPGYQWKVVDAFITNFHLPKSTLVMLVAAFTGRDTILNAYKHAIDEKYRFFSFGDAMFIY
- the tgt gene encoding tRNA guanosine(34) transglycosylase Tgt, whose product is MEPAVKYRLIHQDKHSGARLGELITPHGTFPTPMFMPVGTQASVKTMAPEELDTMGATVILANTYHLWLRPGPELIEEAGGLHKFMNWHKGILTDSGGFQVFSLADTRHITEEGVTFKNHLNGAKMFLSPEKAIAIENALGPDIMMSLDECPPFFESYDYVKKSVARTSRWAERGLQAHKNPDWQALFGIVQGAGFKDLREQSAKDLVSMDFPGYSIGGLSVGESKDEMNHVLDFTTPLLPENKPRYLMGVGSADALIDGALRGIDMFDCVLPTRIARNGTCMTSRGRLVIKNAKYAHDFGPLDPNCDCYTCRNYSRAYIRHLIHVGEAFGIRLTTYHNLYFLLHLMQQVREAIANDDLLAFREDFFEAYGYNKEKAKNF
- the yajC gene encoding preprotein translocase subunit YajC codes for the protein MNGNMTMIIMLLIFVGFMYFGMVRPQKKQQQKRQEMLNQLKKGDPIITIGGLHGVIDSIDQQAGTVVIDSDGIYLTFNLSAVRGTATRPAAPAPAATVTKAEEAHNTDEQREAKPVEEAAPKADDQTDAKSDSKAEDDK
- the adhE gene encoding bifunctional acetaldehyde-CoA/alcohol dehydrogenase, with the protein product MLKNTAKTATEVDVKSMVDELVANAHAALKIMKTFDQEKIDHIVHRMAIAGLDHHMELAKLAVDETGRGVWEDKAIKNMFATEEIWHSIKNNKTVGVINEDKQRGLVSIAEPIGVIAGVTPVTNPTSTTMFKSEIAIKTRNPIIFAFHPGAQKSSARALEVIRDEAEKAGLPKGALQYIPVPSMDATKALMDHPGIATILATGGPGMVKSAYSSGKPALGVGAGNAPAYIEASANIKQAVNDLVLSKSFDNGMICASEQGVIIDSSIYDDVKKEFEAQGAYFVKQKDMKKFESTVINLEKQSVNPRIVGQSPKQIAEWAGITIPDNTTILIAELKGVGEKYPLSREKLSPVLAMVKADGHEDAFKKCETMLDIGGLGHTAVIHTADDELALKYADAMQACRILINTPSSVGGIGDLYNEMIPSLTLGCGSYGGNSISHNVGTVDLLNIKTMAKRRNNMQWMKLPPKIYFEKNSVRYLEHMEGIKRAFIVADRSMEKLGFVKIVEDVLARRENPVQVQTFVDVEPDPSTDTVFKGTDIMRSFGPDTVIAIGGGSVMDAAKGMCLFNDAGDADFFGAKQKFLDIRKRTYTFPNLNKTKLVCIPTTSGTGSEVTPFAVITDSKAGIKYPLADYALTPDIAIVDSQFIESVPPVVVADSGLDVLCHATESYVSTMATHYTKGLSLEAIKLVFENLEKSYHGDVEAKSKMHDASTIAGMAFANALLGINHSIAHKIGQAFHLPHGRCIAITMPHVIRFNASQPKKRAIWAKYSYFRANEDYAEIARYLGLPGKTTDELVESYVQAFIKLAHSVGVKLSLKEQGVKKADLDKQVDRLAELAYEDNCTVTNPQEPLIGDLKHIILDEYEGTESTF
- a CDS encoding metal-dependent transcriptional regulator yields the protein MTPNKEDYLKLIFEIGGDTQLVSNKQIVAGMHVSAASVSEMINKLGEEKLVAHTPYQGIQLTSAGRKKAAILVRNHRLWEVFLVQCLKYPADAVHQEAEKLEHALTPEMAKRLSAMLGEPRYCPHGGVIPDANGHYLQQSRVTLGTLDVGQSGHIERVIDEVSLIDYTVKIDLRLDDEFTVTAKTLDAVIIKLARTGKELAVDADRADHIFVEL
- the zwf gene encoding glucose-6-phosphate dehydrogenase; protein product: MPEESRAVIIIFGGSGDLASRKLYPALFNLYRRGVLAEHFAVIGTARRPWTDDHYHEVVENAVAGDDVDRDQAKAFAQHFFYQSHDVTDADHYITLKNLAAKLDDQYVTGGNRIFYMAMAPDFFETIASHLKSEHLLTERGFNRLIIEKPFGHDYASAKELNDSLTATFDDDQIFRIDHYLGKEMIQNLLAFRFDNAIFEGVWNKDYIDNIQITLSEAVGVEERAGYYEKAGALRDMVQNHVMQVLSYLTMPKPKTFTANDILTAKDQVFAALKPYDLATAKENFVRAQYASAEVDGDQVLGYRQEEGVAANSQTATFVAGKIMLDMPQWEGVPVYIRTGKRLTRKSTQLTLTFKPVASPLFNRETGSQPDSLTIYIEPSEGYSLQLNGKALGTGFNIEPDELRYRHDPEAAAAAPEAYERLINNVLEGDQTNFTHWSELSASWRFIDAIQAAWSQETEMPTYPAATMGPQAAFDLLARDGRQWFWQPRRIKLAD